In a genomic window of Mercenaria mercenaria strain notata chromosome 19, MADL_Memer_1, whole genome shotgun sequence:
- the LOC128551235 gene encoding zinc finger protein 493-like produces the protein MEENNIEKQTTITEPLVLPYLCEMCKTTFPGKDALETHKCVYQNALFQIQCEICQAYFSNKEKLEAHKFVHQDVYLQHQCGVCKVCFSTARKLKIHTCHKLFHQKAYFQCELCKEYFSTGENLEKHMAVHRNSFLQYECEICKVHFNSIKGLVMHKPVHQADALQYVCQVCKANFSNENALEKHQAVHQTSVLQYECKICKISFTHKEILETHKRFLHNMLLPYVCEICKTSFSNKDALDKHINIHNSDKLPYSFEIRKESSSNKATDACKELSSNKATDACKESSSNKATDACKESSSNKATDACKESSSNKATDVCKESSSNKETDACSRVQQQFECEICNTSFSSSCTLEIHKQQYHTTVLQYRCKECKTAFIQKEALDKHLSIHGEEPANQCKVCKKYFSQLEDLDSHMLTHTNQCDLCFKKFTSHRQLVRHKLIHTGEGLYECKVCMRTFTIIYEFQRHMTIHEKRPFNCELCLKTFTQEEQLTRHKLVHVEKQYKCEICTKTFKISSSLTRHMHVHTGESLHKCEICMKKFKKSSNLTSHMRVHTGESLHKCELCMKIFSTANRLTWHMRIHSSVGDFKCDICMETFHTLRKLTSHMLTHTADGIYKCDTCMLTFKTLKNLDSHMVIHRDEGHKCRICNKSFVRLSALQKHMSVHSEERSYLCEICSKSFARPSSLKLHQQIHTSLRPHVCQICRMSFKTVSGLQSHMDTHTIGRPYECKICGKKFKTKTTLFGHRQIHSRENMHECDRCNKSFTSAFNLKVHIRVHTGERPYKCDMCDKSFRVSRGLKEHKQFHLNERLYQCEICGLSFNLPQCLLRHKRVHLNNRQYKCHECGKCFILSRSLKIHKQFHLGIRPYQCDECDKSFITSKTFRYHKLIHANVRPYKCDICGKCFMIRTSLKRHMCSHSSVRPYGCHLCTKAFKWKDGLTRHRRLHHEKEFPEVKVIN, from the coding sequence ATGGAGGAAAACAATATTGAAAAACAAACCACTATAACAGAACCTTTAGTGCTTCCATACCTGTGTGAAATGTGCAAAACAACATTTCCCGGCAAAGATGCATTGGAGACGCATAAGTGTGTTtatcaaaatgctttatttcaaaTTCAGTGTGAAATATGCCAagcatatttttcaaacaaagaaaaattagAGGCACACAAGTTTGTCCATCAAGATGTTTATCTTCAGCATCAGTGTGGAGTATGCAAAGTATGTTTTTCAACTGCGAGAAAGTTAAAGATACACACCTGCCACAAGCTTTTTCATCAAAAGGCTTATTTTCAGTGTGAATTATGCAAAGAATATTTTTCAACTGGAGAAAATTTAGAGAAACACATGGCTGTCCATCGAAATTCTTTTCTTCAATATGAGTGTGAAATATGCAAAGTGCATTTTAACAGCATTAAAGGATTAGTGATGCACAAGCCTGTTCATCAAGCAGATGCCCTTCAGTATGTATGTCAAGTATGCAAAGCTAATTTTTCAAACGAAAATGCTTTAGAAAAACACCAGGCTGTTCATCAAACATCTGTTCTTCAATACGAGTGTAAGATatgtaaaatatcatttacacACAAAGAAATATTAGAAACACACAAACGTTTTCTTCATAATATGCTGCTACCATACGTGTGCGAGATATGCAAAACATCATTTTCGAATAAAGATGCATTAGATAAACACATAAATATTCATAATTCTGACAAACTTCCTTACTCATTTGAAATACGAAAAGAATCGTCTTCAAACAAGGCAACAGATGCTTGCAAAGAATTATCTTCAAACAAGGCAACAGATGCTTGCAAAGAATCATCTTCAAACAAGGCAACAGATGCTTGCAAAGAATCATCTTCAAACAAGGCAACAGATGCTTGCAAAGAATCATCTTCAAACAAGGCAACAGATGTTTGCAAAGAATCATCTTCAAACAAGGAAACAGATGCATGCAGTCGTGTTCAGCAACAGTTTGAGtgtgaaatatgcaacacctctttTTCAAGCAGTTGTACTTTGGAGATACACAAACAACAGTACCATACTACAGTTCTTCAATACAGATGCAAGGAATGCAAAACAGCCTTTATACAGAAAGAAGCGTTAGACAAACACTTGAGTATTCATGGAGAGGAACCTGCTAACCAGTGTAAAGTTTGCAAGAAATATTTCTCACAACTTGAAGATTTAGATTCTCATATGCTCACTCATACTAATCAGTGTGACCtgtgttttaaaaagtttaccTCACATAGACAGCTTGTACGGCATAAGCTCATCCACACTGGAGAAGGATTATACGAGTGTAAAGTGTGCATGAGAACGTTTACGATAATATACGAATTCCAGAGACATATGACTATTCATGAGAAGCGTCCGTTTAATTGCGAGTTGTGCTTAAAGACATTCACTCAAGAAGAACAGTTAACGAGACACAAACTTGTTCATGTTGAGAAACAGTACAAATGTGAAATATGCacgaaaactttcaaaatatcatcaagtttaacTAGACACATGCACGTTCACACTGGTGAAAGTCTTCATAAATGTGAAATATGCATGAAAAAGTTCAAAAAGTCATCAAATTTAACTAGCCACATGCGCGTTCACACTGGCGAAAGTCTTCATAAATGTGAATTATGCATGAAGATATTTTCAACGGCAAACCGTTTAACTTGGCATATGCGTATTCATTCTAGTGTTGGAGATTTCAAGTGTGATATATGTATGGAAACATTTCACACATTGAGAAAATTAACTAGTCACATGTTGACCCATACTGCGGATGGAATTTACAAGTGTGACACATGCATGTTAACGtttaagacattaaaaaatctaGATAGTCACATGGTCATTCATAGAGATGAAGGACACAAGTGTCGTATATGTAACAAGTCCTTTGTACGCTTGTCGGCTTTACAAAAACACATGTCTGTACACTCTGAAGAACGTTCTTATTTGTGTGAAATTTGTAGTAAATCTTTTGCAAGGCCTTCATCATTGAAACTACATCAGCAAATACATACAAGTTTAAGACCACACGTGTGCCAGATCTGCAGGATGTCTTTCAAAACTGTATCTGGGTTACAAAGCCACATGGACACTCATACAATAGGTCGCCCATATGAATGTAAAATATgcggaaaaaaatttaaaactaaaactacCTTATTTGGGCATAGGCAGATTCATTCTAGAGAAAACATGCATGAGTGTGATAGATGTAATAAGTCTTTTACTTCGGCATTTAATTTAAAAGTACACATACGGGTTCATACTGGTGAACGTCCTTATAAGTGTGATATGTGCGACAAATCTTTCCGGGTTAGCAGAGGTTTAAAAGAGCacaaacagtttcatttaaatGAACGTCTTTACCAGTGTGAAATATGTGGATTATCATTCAATTTGCCGCAATGTCTTTTGAGACACAAACGTGTTCATTTAAATAATCGACAGTACAAATGTCATGAATGCGGTAAATGTTTCATATTAAGTAGATCACTGAAGATTCACAAGCAATTTCATTTGGGTATTCGACCATACCAATGTGATGAATGCGATAAAAGTTTCATAACAAGTAAAACGTTTCGATACCACAAGCTTATACATGCAAATGTTCGACCATACAAATGTGATATATGTGGTAAATGTTTCATGATACGAACATCATTGAAAAGACACATGTGTAGCCATAGTTCTGTCCGACCATATGGTTGTCATCTGTGCACTAAAGCTTTTAAATGGAAGGATGGACTAACAAGGCATCGACGTCTTCATCATGAAAAAGAGTTCCCAGAAGTTAAAGTAATTAATTAG